The Pseudomonas berkeleyensis genome includes a region encoding these proteins:
- a CDS encoding FecCD family ABC transporter permease, which yields MSAYLQRAGAPALEAAALSYRRLLLHRSVLVGVLLALLVASVLADLASGASGMGLGQLLAGILDPDALSATERVIIWNVRLPYALMAVLVGAALSLAGAEMQAILDNPLASPFTLGVSSAAALGASLAIAYPLAIDWLAPSGQVTVAAFVFACLSVLLLQAMSRLRGAGVESLVLFGIALVFSCNALVSLLQLLATEDVLQQLVFWTLGSLARANWEKLAILATVLAVLLPFSLRAAPGMTLLRMGEDRARSFGVDVRRLRYASLLRISLLAATAVAFVGTIGFVGLVGPHMARLLVGEDQRFLLPASALVGALLLSLSSIASKLILPGVIVPVGIVTALVGVPVFVALVFRRGRRL from the coding sequence GTGAGTGCCTATCTGCAACGTGCCGGCGCGCCTGCGCTGGAGGCGGCAGCGCTGAGCTACCGCCGCCTGCTGCTACATCGCAGCGTGCTGGTGGGCGTGTTGCTGGCGCTGCTGGTGGCCAGCGTGCTGGCTGACCTGGCCAGCGGCGCCTCGGGCATGGGCCTGGGCCAGTTGCTGGCCGGCATTCTCGACCCCGATGCGCTGAGCGCCACCGAGCGGGTGATCATCTGGAACGTGCGCCTGCCGTACGCGCTGATGGCGGTGCTGGTCGGCGCCGCGTTGTCGCTGGCTGGCGCCGAGATGCAGGCGATCCTCGACAACCCGTTGGCCAGTCCTTTCACCCTCGGTGTGTCCTCGGCGGCAGCGCTTGGCGCCTCGCTGGCTATCGCCTATCCGCTGGCCATCGACTGGCTGGCGCCGAGCGGCCAGGTGACGGTGGCGGCGTTCGTCTTCGCCTGCCTGTCGGTGCTGCTGTTGCAGGCCATGTCGCGCCTGCGCGGGGCGGGTGTGGAGAGCCTGGTGCTGTTCGGCATCGCCCTGGTGTTCAGTTGCAACGCACTGGTGTCGCTGCTGCAACTGCTGGCTACCGAGGACGTGTTGCAGCAACTGGTGTTCTGGACGCTGGGCAGCCTGGCGCGAGCCAACTGGGAGAAGCTCGCCATTCTCGCTACGGTGCTCGCAGTGCTGTTGCCGTTCTCCTTGCGTGCCGCACCGGGCATGACCTTGCTGCGCATGGGCGAAGATCGTGCACGCAGCTTCGGCGTCGATGTACGCCGCCTGCGCTACGCCTCGCTGCTGCGTATCAGCCTGCTGGCCGCCACCGCCGTGGCCTTCGTCGGCACCATCGGTTTCGTCGGCCTGGTCGGCCCGCATATGGCGCGCCTGCTGGTCGGTGAGGATCAGCGCTTCTTGCTGCCGGCCAGCGCGCTGGTCGGCGCCTTGCTGCTGTCGCTGTCGTCCATCGCCAGCAAGCTGATCCTGCCGGGCGTGATCGTGCCGGTGGGCATCGTCACCGCGCTGGTCGGGGTGCCGGTGTTCGTCGCGCTGGTGTTTCGCCGTGGGAGGCGCCTGTGA
- a CDS encoding carbohydrate-binding family 9-like protein, with protein sequence MEYRVNHLPQPPALNADWADPAWQAAEIIRIEQFRPESSDHRPLTEARLLYSDAGIHGIFRAHDRYVRCVHTQFQDLVCKDSCVEVYFQPKAGQAENNGYLNLEMSGNGTLLSYYITDAERAPGGFKEFVKLTPEQGRQVAIRSTLPAVVEPELSEPTEWCLQFFLPFTLLEAYVGPLDALPGQAWRCNLFKCADETSHPHWASWRPVKELNFHAPETFGTIRFA encoded by the coding sequence ATGGAATATCGCGTCAACCACCTGCCCCAGCCTCCCGCGCTGAACGCCGACTGGGCCGATCCCGCCTGGCAGGCTGCGGAAATCATCCGTATCGAGCAGTTTCGTCCGGAAAGCAGCGACCACCGCCCGCTCACCGAAGCGCGCCTGCTGTACAGCGATGCCGGCATCCACGGCATCTTCCGCGCCCATGATCGCTACGTGCGCTGCGTGCACACGCAGTTCCAGGATCTGGTGTGCAAGGACAGCTGCGTCGAGGTGTACTTTCAGCCCAAGGCCGGGCAAGCCGAAAACAACGGCTACCTGAACCTGGAAATGAGTGGCAACGGCACCCTGCTCAGCTACTACATCACCGATGCCGAGCGCGCGCCGGGCGGCTTCAAGGAATTCGTCAAACTGACACCCGAACAGGGCCGCCAGGTCGCCATCCGTTCGACCCTACCTGCCGTGGTGGAGCCAGAGCTCAGCGAGCCGACCGAATGGTGCCTGCAGTTCTTCCTGCCCTTCACCTTGTTGGAAGCCTATGTCGGCCCGCTCGACGCGCTGCCCGGCCAAGCGTGGCGCTGCAACCTGTTCAAGTGCGCCGACGAAACCTCGCACCCACACTGGGCCTCATGGCGCCCGGTAAAGGAGCTCAACTTCCACGCCCCGGAGACCTTTGGCACGATTCGTTTCGCATGA
- a CDS encoding cupin domain-containing protein, whose amino-acid sequence MPAHVIDFATSPVEPLVRDITDPAIVEAPYRSHTWRHFTNPGKHFTAGVWEAGTHKEYCDCDYDELCHILEGQVRLTDADGSSREFGPGSTFVVAAGFKGTWENLSQVRKIYVILGT is encoded by the coding sequence ATGCCCGCTCACGTTATCGATTTCGCCACCAGCCCGGTCGAGCCACTGGTTCGCGACATCACCGATCCCGCCATCGTTGAGGCGCCTTATCGCAGTCACACCTGGCGTCACTTCACCAACCCCGGCAAACACTTCACCGCTGGTGTCTGGGAGGCCGGTACGCACAAGGAATATTGCGACTGCGACTACGACGAGCTGTGCCACATCCTCGAAGGCCAGGTACGCCTGACCGACGCCGACGGCAGCAGCCGCGAGTTCGGCCCCGGCAGCACCTTCGTGGTGGCGGCGGGTTTCAAGGGCACCTGGGAAAACCTCAGCCAGGTGCGGAAGATCTACGTGATCCTGGGCACCTGA
- a CDS encoding ABC transporter ATP-binding protein, which translates to MNLKVDGIEVAYGRRRIIHGLSLPELPAGSLVALVGPNGAGKSTLLRALAGLERMQGGLSLGGRDLTRLNAAERSRLLAYMPQQLPPGIALGVLESVIAALRVGNEPDVLRASFEALARIGIEDLAEQSLDGLSGGQRQLVSLAQLIARKPQVLLLDEPTSALDLHYQLRVMDCVRELVREHQLLAVAVLHDINLAAACADFIVVLHGGQLYASGAPAEVLTPALLAEVYGVEARVEQCSRGRLQVLVDRALPRARSGAQ; encoded by the coding sequence GTGAATCTCAAGGTCGATGGCATCGAGGTGGCGTACGGTCGCCGCCGCATCATTCATGGTCTGTCGCTACCGGAGTTGCCGGCCGGCAGCCTGGTGGCACTGGTGGGCCCCAATGGCGCCGGCAAGTCCACGCTACTGCGCGCGTTGGCCGGGCTTGAGCGCATGCAGGGCGGGCTGAGCCTGGGCGGCCGCGACCTGACCCGGCTGAACGCCGCCGAGCGATCGCGCTTGCTGGCCTATATGCCGCAGCAACTGCCGCCAGGTATCGCCCTCGGTGTGCTGGAAAGCGTGATCGCCGCGCTGCGAGTGGGTAACGAGCCCGATGTACTGCGTGCTTCGTTCGAGGCGCTGGCACGGATTGGCATCGAGGATCTGGCCGAGCAATCGCTGGACGGCCTGTCCGGCGGTCAGCGGCAACTGGTTTCGCTGGCCCAACTGATCGCGCGCAAGCCGCAGGTGCTGCTGCTGGACGAGCCGACCAGCGCGCTCGATCTGCATTACCAGTTGCGGGTGATGGACTGCGTGCGTGAGCTGGTGCGTGAACACCAGTTACTGGCCGTGGCGGTACTGCACGACATCAACCTGGCCGCTGCCTGCGCCGACTTCATCGTGGTGCTGCATGGCGGCCAGTTGTACGCCAGTGGCGCACCGGCAGAGGTGTTGACCCCGGCGTTGCTGGCCGAGGTCTACGGCGTCGAGGCGCGGGTCGAGCAATGTTCGCGCGGGCGCCTGCAGGTGCTGGTGGATCGGGCGCTGCCCAGAGCCCGATCAGGCGCGCAGTGA
- a CDS encoding Fe2+-dependent dioxygenase codes for MLIEIEALLSATELDEVRRQLLAQPWVDGKVTAGVQSAQVKVNRQLDEDNPLARQLGELILRRLSNNALFMSAALPKRIYPPLFNRYGGGEAFGFHVDNAIRGIKGVRERVRTDLSATLFLADPSSYNGGELVIRDTFGEQRVKLPAGHLVLYPGSSLHRVEPVTRGERLASFFWIESLVREDGQRQMLLDMDVAIQRLTAQGADDQSLLELTGVYHNLLRRWSDT; via the coding sequence ATGCTGATCGAAATCGAAGCGCTGCTCAGCGCCACGGAACTCGACGAGGTGCGCCGGCAACTGCTGGCGCAACCCTGGGTCGACGGCAAGGTCACGGCCGGCGTGCAGTCGGCGCAGGTCAAGGTCAACCGCCAGCTGGACGAGGACAACCCGCTGGCCCGTCAGCTTGGCGAACTGATCCTGCGGCGCCTGTCGAACAACGCGTTGTTCATGTCCGCTGCCTTGCCCAAGCGCATCTATCCGCCGCTGTTCAATCGCTACGGCGGCGGCGAGGCGTTCGGCTTCCATGTCGACAACGCCATTCGCGGCATCAAGGGCGTGCGCGAACGCGTGCGCACCGACCTGTCGGCGACGCTGTTCCTGGCTGACCCATCCAGCTACAACGGCGGTGAGCTGGTGATCCGCGACACCTTCGGCGAGCAGCGCGTCAAGTTGCCGGCCGGGCATCTGGTGCTTTATCCCGGCAGCAGCCTGCACCGCGTCGAGCCGGTGACGCGCGGCGAGCGTCTGGCCTCGTTCTTCTGGATCGAGAGCCTGGTACGCGAGGACGGCCAGCGGCAGATGCTGCTGGACATGGATGTGGCCATCCAGCGCCTCACTGCCCAGGGCGCCGACGACCAATCACTGCTGGAACTCACCGGCGTCTATCACAACCTGCTCCGTCGCTGGAGCGACACCTGA
- a CDS encoding ABC transporter substrate-binding protein: MRISLLRRACALPLLLLALAGSAHAVEVTDVLGRKVDVPAEPKRVVLGEGRLFFALALLDREAPFQRVVGWQNDMRLLDPHTYEVYAQKYPAIADIPLIGQASEQSVSAEQILALKPDLAVFSIAGEGPTQHSPVADLLAAAGVPVLFIDFRVHPIKNTRVSLEALGKLLGREREAQEYLSLYDRHLARVTDAVADLPDAQRPKVFLELLAGVWQAPGHTTGKSGLGGVVEAVGGHNIAAGVVPGAIGDVSVEYVLTADPDVYIATGNRNPGVLLGAGVDEQTARDSLTKITARPEFAPLRPIRAGQAHGLWHDFYNSPFNILAIESMARWIHPERFADLDPQATLAEINRFLAVGLDGHYWIDATP; encoded by the coding sequence ATGAGAATCTCTTTGCTGCGGCGCGCCTGTGCGTTGCCCCTGTTACTGCTGGCCCTGGCCGGCTCCGCCCACGCCGTGGAAGTCACCGACGTGCTCGGGCGCAAGGTCGACGTACCGGCTGAACCCAAGCGTGTGGTGCTGGGGGAAGGACGGCTGTTCTTTGCCCTGGCGCTGCTCGACCGCGAGGCGCCGTTCCAGCGTGTGGTCGGCTGGCAGAACGACATGCGCCTGCTCGACCCGCACACCTATGAGGTCTACGCGCAGAAATACCCGGCCATCGCCGATATTCCACTGATTGGCCAGGCGTCCGAGCAGAGTGTCAGCGCCGAGCAGATCCTTGCTCTCAAGCCTGATCTGGCAGTGTTCAGCATCGCCGGCGAAGGCCCGACCCAGCACAGCCCGGTCGCCGACCTGCTGGCCGCTGCGGGCGTGCCGGTGCTGTTCATCGATTTTCGCGTGCACCCGATCAAGAACACCCGCGTCAGCCTGGAGGCACTGGGCAAACTACTCGGCCGTGAGCGCGAGGCTCAGGAATACCTGAGCCTGTACGACCGTCACCTGGCACGCGTCACCGATGCCGTGGCCGACCTGCCGGATGCGCAGCGGCCCAAGGTGTTTCTCGAACTGCTGGCCGGCGTCTGGCAGGCGCCGGGTCACACCACCGGCAAGAGCGGCCTGGGCGGCGTGGTGGAGGCAGTCGGTGGGCACAATATCGCCGCCGGCGTGGTGCCGGGCGCTATTGGTGACGTCAGCGTCGAGTACGTGCTGACCGCCGATCCGGACGTCTATATCGCCACCGGCAACCGCAACCCCGGCGTGCTGCTCGGCGCTGGCGTGGACGAGCAGACCGCCCGCGACAGCCTGACGAAGATCACCGCGCGCCCCGAGTTCGCGCCGTTGCGACCGATCCGCGCTGGCCAGGCGCATGGCCTGTGGCATGACTTCTACAACTCGCCGTTCAACATCCTCGCCATCGAGAGCATGGCGCGCTGGATTCACCCCGAGCGCTTCGCCGACCTCGATCCACAGGCGACCCTGGCCGAGATCAACCGCTTCCTTGCCGTTGGCCTGGATGGCCACTACTGGATCGATGCAACGCCGTGA